A DNA window from Pongo abelii isolate AG06213 chromosome 2, NHGRI_mPonAbe1-v2.0_pri, whole genome shotgun sequence contains the following coding sequences:
- the LOC100458388 gene encoding LOW QUALITY PROTEIN: destrin (The sequence of the model RefSeq protein was modified relative to this genomic sequence to represent the inferred CDS: deleted 1 base in 1 codon), with amino-acid sequence MDSGVQVADEVCHIFYDIKVHKCSTSEEIKKRKKIVIFCLSADQKCIIVEEGKEISAGDIGVTITGPFKHFVGMRPEKDCCYALYDASFETKKSRRVLFVCLFLWAPELPPLKSKMIYTSSKDAIKKTFQANGPEDLSWACIAEKLDGYLIAAFEGCSV; translated from the exons ATGGACTCAGGAGTGCAAGTTGCTGATGAAGTATGTCACATTTTTTATGACATAAAAGTTCATAAATGCTCCACAtcagaagaaatcaagaaaagaaagaagattgtCATTTTTTGTCTCAGTGCAGAC CAAAAGTGCATCATTGTAGAAGAGGGCAAAGAGATCTCAGCTGGAGATATTGGTGTAACCATAACTGGTCCTTTCAAGCACTTTGTGGGAATGCGTCCTGAAAAAGATTGCTGCTATGCTTTATATGATGCAAGCTTTGAAACGAAGAAATCCAGAAgagtattgtttgtttgtttgtttttgtgggcACCAGAACTACCACCTCTGAAAAGTAAAATGATCTACACAAGCTCTAAGGATGCAATCAAAAAGACATTTCAAGCAAATGGACCAGAAGATCTCAGTTGGGCTTGTATTGCTGAAAAGTTAGATGGGTACTTAATTGCAGCTTTTGAAGGATGCTCTGTATAG